The Anticarsia gemmatalis isolate Benzon Research Colony breed Stoneville strain chromosome 18, ilAntGemm2 primary, whole genome shotgun sequence DNA window GTCTTAGAGTTTCTAAACTCGCCAAGTTACCggtttctaaataaataatgtaaggtaacctaacctaaccatgGAAGTTcttgttaatataatttatcctTTACACTAATCATGGTGTAACAAAAAACTGTGTTGccaaaatgttttttgtatcgAATGACGCAAACCATCGATTCTTTTAAAAGGTTGAGTCCAAAACGATATATTAAAAAcctctttttaaaattaaatttgtttaattgtatttgCGTTTTGTTTATGCAATTCGTTGATTTTTAGGCCGGGTTTCCCCGAGCATAGACAAGTGCTAAAACTCCTAGTGTTCAGTTTATAAaaagaatacttttttttctCTATGTCATTCAATGTTGCTGTCATTCAATATCAATCAAAATCTCGaagtgttattttatgtttttataacagAAAAGTCTAAAAATATCATACACAGTTTAAATTTACGCATTTGTAACATAAAGTATTGTTTAAATACATAGTGTGAATATAATGAAGTCGTAATATTCTAGAGTTATGATTCGTCGTATAATCGTATTGATCCTATGTGCCTTGAACCTACATCCCAATCCGAAATGCAAGTTGAATTCACGTACAGACTTTAAAGAACCTTTACCTATCATACTATTTGATGGAAAACTCCTTGAGCCAACGGACGAGTTCGGTAACGTTGAACTAAATAGAGGAGATGTGTTAACTTTGAGTTGTGAAGGAGCAGGCGGCATACATCATCCTGCCACGCAACAGGAACTGTCTGTAGCTACTATTACTTGTGAGGGAGGAGAAACCTTCAGTAACGATGACTGGCTCACCACAAGAGCACAGTTTTCAGAATTCAAATGCCTATTCCCTCCAAACTACAGTAGCAAACGAACAAATAGAACCTGTTACAACAACAACACGATTATCGAAGTTGGGTACATAGTCCAAAACCAATTCTACCCAGTTTACGAGTCTTGTTTCAACGAAGGTGGCCTAAATGCTATTTACTCGACGTATACACAGAAACCATATAACGCGTTCTACCAGACTAGAGTCGATCGGCCGTTTTTCATTGCGAATGATAATTATAGGTATGTTCCAGTCGAAACGTTGTTTTCTCCTCGAGGTCAGAAGGCGGCGGTGGCTGAACTGGTGGGACATATGATTGATACTTACGTTACAAAGACAGAGTTTCTTTCACGGGGACATTTGGCTGCTAAAACTGATTTTGTGTTTGCTTTTGGAGAACGTGCGACCTTTCATTACGTGAACTGTGCTCCTCAATGGACAGGGTTTAATGGAGGGAATTGGAATACATTGGAAGTAGATCTGAGGAATCATGTTCATGCAGCCGGGTACAGCGTCATCGTCTACACTGGGACTTATGGAGTGTCGCAGCTTTTCAACCAGTTTGGACGACGAGTAGATCTTTATCTGTCCAATGATGAAAATAACAATCCAGTGATTCCAGTTCCACAATATTTCTATAAAGTTGTATATGATCCTGTGAGTAAATGTGGTATAGCGTACATAGGTATCAATAACCCTTATTTATCGGCCGCTGAAGCGCAAAGTATGTTTTTTTGCGAGAACTTATGGAAAAATAGAGCAAGTTTCCCATGGTTGTCGTGGCACCCAGATAATGCTCACGAAGGTTATGCTTTTTGCTGTTCTATTCCAGATTTTCGGGAAACTGTGCCGCATTTACCAGAATTTGAAGTCAATTGTGTTTTGtattagacatttttttaactcaCTGTTAGGTATTATTGTCATGTgtaagctttaaataaaattgtacactttttgttcagttttttacatacatacgtaggTACCCTCCGTTTTCCCATCTTTTTACATCTTACGAATAATCTTCTCAGTATGTATAtgtaagtttaataattttagtctgcagtcttcttcttcttatcgtatggttagtggtcagcctagtgtcaaagttgttcaagccgcccgaaggcctttgacatggcttaacgactgttatcttaattgataacaaccgggaccgactttttacgtgccctccgaagcacggagacgcccagttcaaataccactatgcggtcacccatctatggaatgaccgcgccaacggttgcttaacccacagatcgtttaccgaccggtgagcacaactggctatgggcgcctcaactGCAGTATCTGTAGTAACCTCAGTCTGCAGTATCTGTGCAGGACTAAAGTCTATAAGCCAATACAGTCTAGTAGGGCCACTTGGGGCATATTGTGACGTGACCTTAATTATACAAACAAGTAGATCGGTAAACGCAATTCCTTATTGATTGTTTGTCTGATCTACTTATACCTACTACAGTTTAACTGCATACGAAGATTACAAGAACATCATctgaactttatttattataatattgcgAATGAAACATTTGAATTCATGCTGTATGCGAAGAAATTTGCTATCTTCTTCCATGCTTGGGAGTCTGGgaagtgaaaacaaaataataataggtatatggTTTATTTCTCTCATAAAGGTAATACAATATCAGTCTGGTAAGACTTAAAATTACAGcttaaaatataggtaccttTGTGAAAGCTAGAGTCTGAACTAGGTTCAAGACCCGACAGATCTTGagttaaaaagaaataagtggtttgttttatcaatattatcttGTCTTACAAATTCTTTACTAACTAGGTATAATTGTCAATGGGCAACGACCGAGTCGATACAAAGCACAGATAAGTACATACTACATAGGTATATCGTATAATTATCAGTTAAAGTGACCTCTGGGTCTTTACCTACTGCGACGTATGTTTGTAGGTAGTAACAGAAATGATAAGTGTTCCTTTATTTCtcatatacattatattttaatatccttTAAGCTATTTAAGAGCCCTTAGTAATATGGCATACACTATTGTGGGATACTCTGTGGATCTTGAAGTCCCGGGTTCGAATCTTGGGTTGGTGTAGAAGTTGATGTTCCAGGACAAGTACAGAACTGAACATCAGTGAGATCGGGTAAAAGTCTAGGGTGCCATTAGTAGGGTGGAAAATAGGGCTCATTATATCTACGTAAGTATTTTGGTCTTAAAATTTTCGGCTTCTGATTAAAGGCTTACCCATCCCCTTCTCATCCCTATTTTTAACGACTTTcggtataatattttgtcttttatttattttctagtaaTTCTCATTACTAAATGAATTTATATCCTTCATTACGTCTAATAACTGCACATTATCGGGACACTTACGTAATTAATGATCTAATTAAAGGCATAACTTTCTTCATAtactttagtttaaatatagaaatatgcCAGTTAGTGATAGATCCTTGTGAGGAATAGTTCATGTTAAGTGCTATTTTGTGATACCTACATCATGCAGCTTTTAATGGTAAGTAGAACAAGTGTTTAAACAAGCTTAACTTAGAATTAAGTGGGTATATTATCATTTTCTcactcaaattaaataaataaattctggcaCTATAGATTTCTGACTAAAGACATCCTTTGCTGAATTTTATGGGTAGAAGACTAAGTATGAAGTACCCGTGGgtcaatttttttgttaaagtcgAATTTGTCCttgaaaattatcaaaatatctagTGCAGTAGTAATATAAGGAACTTAAAATaggtaatatatattttttaaagtaaactcAGAGTAGGTACTTAGGTAAATGGAATTAGGTATTCGCGGTTTTCCTTTCCAATACTACTTCGATAATAACAAGTTTGTTTTTCACACTTAATTGCCGtcctactttttattataattctacaCATTCGTTATAATATTGGGTACAAAGATCAAAAGGGTTACACTcactagtaatttattttagtgttagtaGGTATCGAGTACAAACGCATTTGACTTACACGAGTAAAAATGAAGCACCACAACGTTAAAATTGCATTTTCATTAGCTAAAGTCATTACCGATTTCAAAGACGTCTGCTCCAAATCTAAGATGTATTTTTCTGAATCATGACAGCTCTGCTCCTTTGGCAGGacattagaaataaattatcacaaTCACTattaatagacattttttttcagattcTTATGTCTGTGGCGATGGTAACGATAATTGAAGCAATAGCGTTACCAAAAATGCCTAAACCAAAGGTCGATTTGACTATACCTCAAAGCGGAGCCCAAGAAGTGAAAAATCTAAAACTACCAGAAGAAAGACGCAAAAACTCGTTATTTCCGAAATCTTTAAAGAAGTTTGTAGTGACTCCAGAACCACAATTTGTTAATCCGAATATTCGAGCAACTAAAAAACCCTTGATGAAAAAATTAGAATTCAAAAAACCACTCAGTAtcaaaaatactgaaatagaTTCTGCATCAGAAGAAATCGatgttaaagataatatttcttATGGTATTAATGAAGTAAATACCAAAGATATTAGTAAACAAGAAAGCGTAGAAGCTATAAAAGAAGACTCTGTAGAAAGTAAAGAGACAATCGACAGACCAAATGAAAAAACTCAGAAAGCAGACCATGCAAAATTTGGAGCAAATAATATCAAAGAAGATTTTGCAACTAAACCTGTTGAAGACTTTAAATTAGATGACGACAAAGTAGATAATAATAAGCATAGTGAAATTGATGAACAAATGACTGATagaaatgaatttatatttttagattcttTAACACAGAAAGATCAAAACATTGCTGATGATTTCGAAGAATATACTACGACTGAATATATATTGGAGCCTGAATTGCCTCgagtaaatgtttattaatataacaatgtttATCAATTTTACTTACAAGGAAGTCACGTACTGGCAGAATTTCAACACTTATTTCCTTTTACCGCCATATTTTATGAACGATTCatatattagttattaaaaacataaattaaaatttggtttactatatttttcttttacaaaaggTTGGTTTAAAACATATTCAAGCGCTGCCTTCGATCGCAACAATATAATGTCAAAGTCAAGAGTTATTCTTCCATTGCAagaacaaaagatttttaatgATCTGATTTAGCTTTTTCTAGACTGACAGGTTAAAGTTAAGGTTTGCTCTAATTTCTAACCcctaaataaaaacgaaataatttgGCATTATTGATCAGTGTACGAATCAAGAACGCTAAAAGCACGGTCTAAGTAAAGAAACAGCAGTTCAATgcgtgattttttatttagaacacTATGCACGCATTAGACTAATGTTCGAATTATTATCTTGCAAAATTTGTACCGTAGACCCTGGTTTATTCAGGGTCTACGGTACAAGTTGACGATTATTTACTTTAGATGTGACTATATGTACACAGAATAACAAAAAGTATGCCTTGTCACATAACTCTTTATGCATAATAGTCTGTAAGAAAATCaaggaaaaaaacaataaattgcaaATAATCCAGCTtatattaacaattttgtttGCAGGAGCGACAATATAATCGTGGAGGAGAACCTAGGCACGACATTGTCTACGCACAAGTTTACCTGGGCCAGTTACATGAACAACAGACTAGATGGCAATATGTACAAAAACATACACTCATGAATTTATACGACGCCGCGACGCCTCGATACAGACGGGTCAATGATATGTGACCCGTGACAAAGTCcttctgatttatttatatgttgaTTTTAATGTATGTGAGGTCTTTGTGTATTTTGACGGGAATGTTATATCAATGAAGGCAAGTGTTGTGAAATATAATGATTGGATTGTATTATCTACATTAAGAAAGAATCTTATTGTGTCTAGTAAAAACGTAtgaacaaaattgtataaaaaatcgtttactttaaatacttattttatgcAACGCGTATCCGATGTATTTAATTAGCTTGGCAATTTCATCAGTCAATTTTAAAAAGCTTGTTTTGGAACACTAAAATATAAGATTGTGCCTGTCGACATTACAAGCATATGCAAAGTGCTTTCAAATCACTGAATACTTCTAAGATACTTATTTTTTAGGAACAGGGAAGGTAACTCATTGAAGATAGATACTACTGTTAATGCTATGATAGGTGGATAAAGTGTATCTgcgtgtaaataaataaaaatccaaaatacaagtataattatttattgacgttcactacgaaaaaacttACATTATAGGCACCTAAAATGTACATCCTTATACTAGGTACAACGTAATGGCAAAATATCAATTCTCCACGTGCTTTGTTACACAACTCAATGATCACACTAGCGAGAAcgagaacataaataaaatgtaacctAAGGCAAGACTGACAGACATACCGGTTGGTAACTATCTTTCACAATcaacattttatgtacatacataaaaaggTGCGTTTTTGGAGATGCGGTATCGCGTAAACGAAAAAAACATGCGTGAAAAACGCATACAGACACGGAATTTTCAGTGAGAAAATGCCTCAACAAAACGACTTAAGTACTTCAATGATACATAATGCTTATTTCAAGCAGCCAGATGTACCATTTCTGAATAAGTACCGGTAAGTCAATTCAATGAATATTGAcagtatttttcttacattttcaaCAGATTcttttttactatttcaaaataaattatttctatttttttctgttaagtTATTTCACAGTTATCCGTCACTTATGAATACGGCCGGGCTCTCTGTATTATGAAACAATTCAGTCGTTAAACACAATTCCGTATCTCCAAAAACGCGGTCGTACACAACAGATTAGCGGTCGTTTACACGCTACGATTAATCTCTGTTCTTCACTGTGCCAAATATACAACAATAAAACGTAACTAACTGGTTTATAACAAAGTATTAGTGCTAAAGTTCGACACTAGTCGACTATCACATTCACACGGAACAACATTACCCGACCACAAGAAATCAGTCGTCTGTAACTTTAAAAGGTAACTAGGCACAGACACTTTCGTAATGCTCAGCTTTATACTACTCCAGGGAATTATTTGTAGGGAGTcaaaatttaaaagcaaatttgGTTTCAATGTTCTGCGAAAAGATGCAGCTGATTTGGATTGGAACGTCTCTCGTTTCTTCGTTTTACAAAATCTGAGAAGGATCTGTTCAAGCCGTTAGAAATGTAATTAATGGCCGAATTCCTTcaatttttaggattttttgtcgGTATGAAATAGTTCAAAAGACAAGTGATGCTCAATAGTTGCTTGAAGGAAGGACGTTTCAGCATTCAGCTGAAATAATGTCAAACAATTTGGACCTCGAACTGTCGCTATAAGAAGATCCAGTAATCGATCTTGAACAGCCTGGAGCAGTGAGCATTGAGCAGTTCTTGTGGTCGATCTACTtacaaaatatcatacaaatcAAGCAACCACACCGTAGCGTGCAAACGACAAAAGTCACATAGAACAGTTAAAAATCAATGTATTGTACTTGTAGATCGCAACGAGTCTGACTTAAGTCGGTGGTTTGTCcaacagatggcgttacttGTTGTTGAGTCTGAACACGTCGTTGAGAGGTGTGTACGGCGTCCGCGTGGGGATTGCGTTGAATGCGTACGAATGTTGCGCGTCAGCTCTGAGTATTACAACACCTGTATAATGGAAAAACAacattagtatttttctttctatATACAGTCACGGAAAACACAGCTTTATGGTATGCAAAATAATACCTTAACACAATAATGTTAAAGTCTATTTCTGCATTTCACAAATCTTTAAAGATTTCAAATAGGAAATGTAAGCTTTGTTTTCCGCGACAGTTTGTGCAAGAGGACCCCTAGTTTGATTTGTTATTGGTAGAATTTGGAAAATTAGAATCTGGGTTAACACACTTATTGTATGTTAGCAAGAGCAAGAACAAGTATTAT harbors:
- the LOC142980567 gene encoding salivary endonuclease-like; its protein translation is MIRRIIVLILCALNLHPNPKCKLNSRTDFKEPLPIILFDGKLLEPTDEFGNVELNRGDVLTLSCEGAGGIHHPATQQELSVATITCEGGETFSNDDWLTTRAQFSEFKCLFPPNYSSKRTNRTCYNNNTIIEVGYIVQNQFYPVYESCFNEGGLNAIYSTYTQKPYNAFYQTRVDRPFFIANDNYRYVPVETLFSPRGQKAAVAELVGHMIDTYVTKTEFLSRGHLAAKTDFVFAFGERATFHYVNCAPQWTGFNGGNWNTLEVDLRNHVHAAGYSVIVYTGTYGVSQLFNQFGRRVDLYLSNDENNNPVIPVPQYFYKVVYDPVSKCGIAYIGINNPYLSAAEAQSMFFCENLWKNRASFPWLSWHPDNAHEGYAFCCSIPDFRETVPHLPEFEVNCVLY
- the LOC142980431 gene encoding uncharacterized protein LOC142980431, whose translation is MQLLMILMSVAMVTIIEAIALPKMPKPKVDLTIPQSGAQEVKNLKLPEERRKNSLFPKSLKKFVVTPEPQFVNPNIRATKKPLMKKLEFKKPLSIKNTEIDSASEEIDVKDNISYGINEVNTKDISKQESVEAIKEDSVESKETIDRPNEKTQKADHAKFGANNIKEDFATKPVEDFKLDDDKVDNNKHSEIDEQMTDRNEFIFLDSLTQKDQNIADDFEEYTTTEYILEPELPRERQYNRGGEPRHDIVYAQVYLGQLHEQQTRWQYVQKHTLMNLYDAATPRYRRVNDM